The nucleotide sequence CTTCTGTCATAAACTTCAAGTCTATATTTCTCAGACATTTTGAGTCTACGATCTTCACGTTCCCAATAAACAATTGGTTCTGGAAATGCTTCAACTTCACATTCTAAAACTACAGTACTTTGACTGCGTGCGCGAATCATTTGATTACGAATTCGAATGAAAGGTGGAActgcaaaaaaaaaatactttcttaataaaagaaataaataaaatatatatgtatatatagacgtgtatatcaaaatatttacatttaactTGAAGTTTGATTCTTTTCAATGCTCGAGGTGGAATTCCATTATCAGCTACACAAATATATTCTCCCATATGTTCTCTGTTAACTATACTGATATTAAATGTATGTCCAATTACAGAAGTCactgttcaataaaattgtatacttatataattatatactttTGTGAAAGTTCATAATCACGTTACTGACACgattataatttcatattaccATGCCAAGATCCAATAGGAATGACACCACCATCGCTTCTAAACCATTGAACAGTAGGTTCAGGTTTGCCACTTGCTGCACATTTTAATCGTAAATTAGTTCCTTCATAAACGGAAATTAAGCCCGTCGAATTTACTGTTGAAGGTAACATTCGATCATCTGAAAGATTTTACAAAAACTACATCGTTTGAGCACGCAAATTTTCAAAGTATAGTTATTTAAAGATAAAGAAGGTACTTGCCTAGAATAGAaggaggaatcaataagtcgtTTATATTATAATCATTCATGTTCACCTTCCAGGCTGTTATCCCTGGTCTGCCATCTTGTCCTGGTGAGCCTGGTCTACCAGGAGGACCCATTTCTCCTAAAGTTGTTCACATCATCAACGTATCTCTTTTTCATCCACGTGCAATTAGAATGAGCGAATTTGAAATAATGTTAAGTTACCACGTGGTCCGATTGGTCCTTGAGGTCCCATTTGACCTGGCCTTCCTAAAGATATTGTAtctttagaaattaaattaatgaaTACAAAAGGTTTCTAAATCAAAAGGTGCATACCATCTGTTCCATTACGTCCAGGCCGACCAGGAGACCCATTTAGTCCTGGTTTACCATTCATACCAGATAATCCATCTGTACCACTACGTCCAGGAATTCCATCAAGTCCAGGTTCTCCCGGTATTCCATCCCTTCCATCAAAACCAGCTGGTCCTATATCACCTTTTGGTCCACGAGGACCAGGAGGGCCAGTCAAACCAGGTGGTCCTTTCGGACCAGTCATTCCTCGTAATCCGGGAAGACCTGGTTCCCCGGGAGCTCCTGGACTTCCTGGTGCTCCTGGTAATCCCGGAGGACAATATTTCATTGACGATCGACAAAAATTTTCAATCGCATCGAGCTAAAATGTGCAATATCTATGAATAAAATTTAACACATTTCTATTAGCTTTGATTATTAAGAAAAGTTAAATATTTAACCTGCACACGAGTATCTGCATTTAACCATACCCAATCATGTCCCATAGGAGTAATTGGAGAAGATGCCAAACCTGTTTTTGCTATGGGAGATGAAGTTACTTTCTTAGATTCTTTTAATGTATCCTTCTCTTGCCAAatctaaaatgtaaaaaatataaatataacgtaCAATTTTTATATGAGGCAACTAGAACCAAAAAGATGCAAGTGACTTTTTTCCGATATCAAGGTAACCAAGTTTGAAATTCAAATGTGTTAAAAAAGATTGCACTGTAAAGTCTCTATGAAAATTAAGTTATATTTAATGCTTGACATAGCAAGGagtatatacacatatttttaatgaattttatgTTTTAGTTTATGAGTTATTGAATATACAGAAACTAATGTATTTACACTTGCAtgttatttcaatattatttgcTTAGAAATCAATTTTTCTAGCCTTTAAATGATACTTTTATATAATGATGGAttacttaaattatatatatatatatatatatatatatatatatatatatatatatatatatatattgcatttAATGATCTAATTAGTCATTTCTGcttctaattaaaaaatttgaaaaatatcactTGTGCCCCTTTGATTCCAAGTGCCTTATGCTATATATTGATAATACATACTCTGGATGTATCTGAAACTTTATTATCTTCTGTCACAGGTAAAGCACTACTTCGTTTCCTCCTTACCAATTTTTCAGTTTCTAAAAAGTCTTGGTTTCGCATAATAAGAACATTTGTTTCCACATGGGCCACATAAGTATAAAGATAGATAGATGTTAAAAATTGTACCAAGAATTGAATTAGAATAAGAAACAAAAGGCTCCATGGTTGTAGTATCCATCGAGTAGATTTCATAGAAGCTTTCTTTTCCATGATTACATGTATGTCAAAtccttaaaaattatttatttatcgcttTTGTAACCAAAAAGGTATTACATTTAACTTACCAAAGAAAACTTTATAAAAATCACACGCTCCTAAAGAGACTTGTATCCCTAATATATCAAACAAATTAGAAAGAAGGGGAGAGCAAACAGATTTGAATTGGCTGAATTGTTACTATCAAGTAATTTAATAGAGTATCCAATTTCTCTTAGATACAACTTTTATTCATTCAAGAGCTTCAAGCTAATAAAATGACATTTCAAAGAGTCTaattgatttatatatatacattgatatatatatatatatatatataaataacattttggCAAAATGCTAAACATAGACAATTTTTTAAGTACTTCATAAATATGTAacgaaaaatgtattttatatcaaTAATTGTAATTAGTCATTGTAACAAAAATGATTATGTAAAAAAAATAGAACTCATCTTTAAACGACTTCAGCGTAAACTAACGCACCTGAATACTTACCACCACAGCCGGCAAGCAATGATATTTCGGCGATAACGCATGCGCGATTATCTTTTATTAAGGGTACAAGTAGAAAAATAAGTTTCAGTTTTATATTATGTATGGCGGTAAATTTGAAGTGATTTAATCCTAAACTGATATGAGCAATAAacgtgtattattttattaaaaatgtgGTATATTTTTGAGGAATTTTATGATATTAGTATccatatagaaaaaaataattttaatttacttcCTCCGTATCCATACTTGTATGTATAgtacataaatacaaaattgtaCACAAACTCCTATCCTtgtatgtatgcatgtatgtacaAGAACATAATACAATAAAGATCATCACTTCAATCGTGCTTATGTTTTATCCTCAGTAGTATGATACGCCAATGACTTTCCTTTTAAGATTCGTATCGTCTTCGTATCGGCGAGACAATATCAATACAATGAcgaaatctttttattttcagCTTTTTCTTAATAAGGATTTCATTTCATTATATTAGTTTTTTTATTAAAACGAAACTAAAAATACTAAAAAGCTTAATTATGTTAATTTGGCCCGTGGATCTTTCTTCTTCACCCGCTGTTTCTCTTTGCGTCCGCCAGACAAACTACTGCCGACATAGTACGTACTAACTTAAAGAATAATGTCTATGGTTTACCAATCGCTTAGCGAAACCAACTCCTGAGCTCTTGGAGAGTCTTTACTGTAGTATCAATGTTACTGCTTTaattctttacataattttttctgtCATTAAGCAACGTTATTTCTATATCGTTATCACTACTCCCCGCCTTTATTTCCACATTGTACGTATTTGCCTGCAAAGACAAAGCGGTTATCACAATCTATACTAACTCGAGATGTAAATAAGTTATAATGAAAACAAATATACCAATTGTAACGAAGCTAAGAAGTATCTAGCTACTTCACGAGCGGGCTTGTCTTGAACGACACtgtcgaaattaatttttttctgtTCTGATGTTTGCAACACTTTTATTATATGAGATGAATAATCACGAATTCGAAATGCAGGTCTCATTTCAGCCTCCGCTAATTTTGATTGCAACGAGGCATGCCACTTTGCTACAGTCTGATCTAACTCTGTAATAACATTCGACTGTTCAAAAATCTTTTTCATTTTGTCCTCAATTAATGTTTGATAATTCGGCAGAGAATAAGACAAATTAATTTCTGAAGTTAAAGATTCACGCCAATTGTTAGACGAGTTAGGAGATTCTGCAAGCATATCCACTGTATTTTGACAAATTGTTGATCGTAATGGAATGTCAGTAGGTGAAGAACTTCTACTCGTTATATCCTCAATACTGTTTTCAATTGAATCATTTCGATAACTTCTATTTGTTATATCCTCAATACTATTCTCAGTTGAATCATTTTGATTTTGGGATACATGAAAATCTATAGCAACGTTTGTCACAGCTTCATATTGAGAAtcatcattttctttttctataccATTTAAACATTCGTCAAAATTCTTCATGAAGTCTTCTATTTCCTCtatcaaaaaaattatattttgcagttacaacaacaacaacaacaacaacaacagtaataatataaaacatgatTTGCTTCGAATTAACTTACGTTTCTGCAAATGTTTAAACTTCTGTTTTGTACATAAAGTAGTGTCTTTCTTTGCAAATAATTCAGTTTCACGTAAAATGAGTTTTGCTAAACATTCTGGTTTATACAGTTTTGATGTAAATTTACGTTTTTTCTAATAAACAAAcaagagaaaataaataaataaatgcataGACATACAAATATCTAAAAGATTATTAAAAGCTCTAACTGGTACAAGGTACAAAacattaaaacttattatttctaCATACAGAACCAAATTTTGTTTCCAAAAGTGAAATGTAGTCTGGAAGTTTCAGGATAGATGAATTGCTAGAAAAAACATGCTTTATTCCTTGAATAAGAGGCATTGGTTCCCAGTCATATTCATTTATATCATCTACAGAACATATTGATACTTTTGTTGTTTGATtcctaataaaaatattaatgttttcaTTGATTTAATATCATCAATTGtaaaattaatagaataattttCGAAGAGATACCCTCTTTTCCGCATGCTAGGTACTCCATTTTTCCATCGTACATTATCTGATTCATTCAGTTGAAAAATTTGACTCTCTTtggagaaattatttatttgcttatCATATTTTATTTGATCACCTGCACTGAATTGTACTATATTTTCATCGTTATTCTGatcattcttttttatttgattcaCTTGCACTGAATCTCTAATTTGGCATTCTTCTTCAGTTTGATTCGTGTTTTTGAAATGCTGAATTGAACAATTTTGAATACTAACATTTTGCACCGCACTTTGTTGGATATGTTCTTTCTCTGATTCATCCTTTTTAGCTTGTTTTAAAATGctattattaacaaataaactttCATGATTATTGTTTATTGTGTTTTGTTCCTCCATACTTTGTAATTCATTTACTGATGAATCGTTTTCCCTTAATGAAGAATTTTGTTCATCTTCAAATTCATCATAAACAAGTGTAATAGACTCATTATCATTTGGTGAAGTAATTGAATGATATCCTGAGGTTCCTGTACCCGGAGTTTTTGGTTCTGAATATAACGACAATGAATTTCTTCCCTCTTCAATATAAGATCTATATATATGAGCAAAATCATATGGTGTTAATTCATTCACCAACATTCCACTTGTATTTATGGCTTGATTGCAccttaaaattaaaaagttaaagctatcacataaaaattaaaatagaacaAAGATATTGCTGTTTACCGAAAATCATATTTCTTTCCAATGATTTCTCCTAGAATATCATATACTTGAATAGGAATGCATAATTGCAGGGCATCATTTTCTAATTGTGTAAACCGACGACTTAACAATTTAACTTTCTTCTGTGtttgaaattgattttttttatcaatatgTTTCCCGATATCTTTTTCTAAGTCAATCATTACAAAATTTCCCAAATTAACGTGGCTCttcttaaaaaattttttttctttattcataGACTTCTTTATTCCTTTTTCCCTAACaaaaaaagatgaagaaattATTAGCTACAATACATACATCTTTCCTTGAATGTAAGATAAATAATTACTCATAGCCGAAAAATGTTTGTCTCAAAATTTCTGCTTCATTGACTAGATGTTCAATTCTTCTAACGTATACGTTAGTTGAATTTTGTAGAATAAGCGCTGCTTCCCCGAAATTGATATTACACGGTTCTTCTAATAAAGCATAATATTCTTCTAAAATCTAGAATAacacaatatttttatatttatattgaattatAATAACTTTAATAGTATAATATACCTGAGATAATGGAAATTTCCAGTCAGCAAGATCTTTTGCTGGTTTCAAAAGTTGTTTACTAATGTCTTGTAAAGTAATCATTTCAAATACTATTTAACTTTTTTGAAGGATATGGAAGAACTAGATTCAACAAGTCAagcatttatatataattaaataaaatcaataaatttcattatttaaaaaaagatatttaatattttatacgtgTTCTCTTGATATAAAAACTGAATTTACTCTGTTGTGTAAATGTCTGGATATTGATCATAAATTACAAGAATAGTAGATTACGAATCCCAATCTAATTTACTATCTGAATTGTTTAAAATTCGATtctctatatatttttataaacatgaATATTTGTAGAGTAAAAacagatgaaatgaaaaattatgatctaatatgtatttataataacactttatacatatatatatatatatatatatatatacgtatatataagcATTTAATTActgtaaaataaaacaaaattgaaaCTGTTCTATTTAATACTTTACTTACATACCATATTGTATctaaacataatattttatgatttCACTATAATATGTAAACTGTTATTCCTAATACCTAAGAGATGCATAAAAAATGGACAAAttctttatttgaaataaatgtaaaatatgtacatatgtgaTATTTACACGATACATGTTGTACAAGTTCAGGTTGTagtatatttacatttacattttaatgaaaatacaacatataataaaatgtttttatgcAATTTAAATAGTTTTAAATTGATTTGTAgatcgaatataattcgaattaaatattaatttccaatgaaataatatataaatttaaatttatgtgtTAGTAATGCCATCTCTGAATTGTATGAAGTACTCAAATAGTCATATCGATAAATGATACCGTTAATTTGTTACAATAGCCCGTAGTACTCATATATTTCTTAGTAAATACAATGTTTgctgtaatttattaattttagtgATTACCttcttttctttacttttttcttgTAAAATATGGTTAAGGACTACACCTGAAAGGAAACTCATGTTTTTGGAAATGTCATTGGCATGATTGTTTATCCACCATTTTGTTTTGCTGTCGTCCTCAGAGTTTTTCCTGGTACCGTGGCCTATTTTACAATGAACTAGATTGACTCAAATTTCGAAAAATCGTAGAATCAGAGAACGCTCTGTGTTTTCGAAGAGATTTGTTTTTAACGGATTTGAGTCAGttttttaataaatgttctCATTATGAGAATTCGTGAAATTTCACCTCGAGTTCTGACCCAACTTTCCTGACTTCTTTAATCAAATGGCGATTACTAGATAAAACGAACAGTTTTCGCGTCATTTACCACgtaagtttaatattttaacgatTCTACTTGGGTATAATAGCGCAAATTGTTTAAAACTAGTCGAAAAAGATCGTTTTAGTTcttgtttattaatatttcatatcaTTCAATATTATTAACGTTTTGTGTTATTGCAATTTGTGTGATATTTTTGTTAACTATGAGGGTTAAATATATATGATTAATACAGTTTTCTTACTGCAGGATGTCAGGTCAGAGTGGAGGGCATCGCTTAAGGTTGTCCAAACTCAACGATCAGCTGACGTGCAAATTATGCGGTGGATATTTCATTGATGCCACTACTATCATAGAGTGTTTGCATTCGTGTATGTGTATTCTTCTGTCGCTTTTTTAATCCTTTTGTCTGTGGTGAATAAATACAGTTTCATCATTGCAAAAGGGTTAAGCGATGATTCCAACATATTGATGTAAGCGGCGATTAACGTCGCACTACAGTTTGCAGGAGCTGTATTGTCAAGTATCTGGAGAACAATAAGTATTGTCCAATATGCGAGGTGCAGGTGCACAAAAGTAAACCACTACTCAACATTCGCCCAGACCACACTTTGCAGGACATTGTGTATAAACTGGTACCAGGATGCTATCAAAGTAAGTTTTATTATTAACAAAAGAATAATGTAATGAAgatacatttaaatatttatattatagatGAGATGCGATGTAGAAGAGACTTTTATCTAAACCATCCTGAAGCATGTACTCAAGCAACATCTCCAGAGGCAAGAGGAGAACCAATTGAATCGCATATATATTCTCCAGATGAATCACTTAGTTTATCATTAGAATACTTTAGTCCATCCAAGGACATCAAAGGTATAGCTGTAAAACCTTTATTGAGGCGGTATCTTCGCTGTCCTGCTGCAGTGACCATTTTTCATTTACAAAAGCTTATACGAGCTAAGTATGGCTTAACTGATGCACATAGGGTGGATGTAATGTATAAAGAGGAACCACTGTGTAGTAGTTATACATTGATGGATGTGATGTATATTTATCATTGGAGACGAGTAAGTATCAACGGTCTAttgaaaatatttggaaattctaattctattgaaattttttctataaacactttatcatatttatttcaGAAAGTGCCATTGCATTTAAGTTACAGAATATTTGAATCTTCTCCAAAGCGAATAAAACTTTCTGAAGATAATGTCAATTATAAAACAACTTTACTTCATGCTGGAATTGATTCCATTGaatcaaaagaagaaaaatcattAAAGAGGGAATGGAAAGAAGTACAGTTGAAGATTTCTGAAACTGGTATTATGAGTATTACAGATATAACGGACCAACAATTTAAGAAAAATACAAAAGTTGAAGAATCCATTACTAGCATTGAAACAATAAATACATCAATAGTTGAAGAAAATGATAGTAAAAATAACATACCTGAAGTCAGTGAAGGAAACAAACCGTCTTCAGACAAACAAGACGTTAGCGGGTCTGATAATTCTTCCAAATTAAACGAATTTGGTGAACAAAAATGCTCCAATCAAACAGAAACTGTGAAAACGAAAGGAATAGAAAATACGATAAACCTTAAATATGAGGAGGAATCGAAAAATCGATCGGATAATAACAATGTTGAagataaaacaattttacaGAAAAGTATTCAATCACAAGGGATGGCACAATATGTGAGTGAAcatgaaattagaaataataacatTGAAAATAAAGATCAAAAGGAGTCATCaagaaataacaataatattatcGCGGATAAATTGGAAAACTCTAAGCAAAATTCAAGAAATGaggtaaaatttataaatacagGATCGAAAATCAATGCTCTAAGTGTGAAATTACAATTCCAACCGAAAACTGGACAAATTAGCAGTAACAATGCTTCTTCGAAAAAGGTTACGAAAGATAGGAAAATCACACCACAGTCATCTAAAAAGGTAGACGTAAAGATTACTGAAAACTTAAAATCTACAGAGCTGAAAAATTCTTTTGATCCTTCAAAAACACAAGTAATGACAAATAATGGCGGGGTTACATTAACCAAATCATTAGTTCCATGTTCAACAAAAGCCATATCACAGAAAGCAGAATTACTGGATGCCACAGAACCTGTTTTATCAACGTACCCAAGTACTTCAGTTAATTCTGAAACGAGAGAAACGGAACTAAATGTAAGAAATGTGCAATCAACTGATCAGAAGGAAGAATATTCTTCTCAAGGAGAAAGTATTATAGAAAAAAAACCATATGTATCTGAGCAGATTTCAACAGAATCTTGTCAAAGAACCAATGGACAAGTAAATACACTTTCCCAAAAGTCGTACACTCAAATCGAATCGTTATCAAATGATAATCTCGCATCATCAAATCTTTCTACATCACTACCTATGTCTGTTGGTAATGGAATCAATCCAATTTCTACGTCAACAATAAGTCAATCTACATCTACATTTCCCTATATGGTCCAGGATTTGGTAAATAATACTATGTCGAAAAATTCTCTCAAAAGTTTGAGTACATCGACGACGCAAAAATTATCCTCTACTGCAATCTCTGAAAATGAAGTACCTACATCTTCAGTATCAGAAAGTTCTACAGCATTTACTATACCTTCCTTgaacgtttcttcttctttgaaaAGTAGTTATCTAAGTCCAAGTACTTCAAAAGAGTCCGTTTTGAAAGCGAATTTGGAAATAACTAATACATATTCAGTGCCTCCTTGTCCCGATGCTATTCCAATCTCTTTGATGAAACCAACAATTCGTAAAAATGAATTAATTACGAAGGGTtctaatttaaatgaaatttgtgCAAAAATTGGAGCCTCTGGTTCAAAAATTAACGATATTTGTGCTAAAATTGGGGAAAATTCtaaagaaaagaacaaaacgGAAGTAAGAAGTAAATCCGATATCCCAGATTTATTAAAAATCGGGAGAAAGAATGGTTCGCCATCAATCGCTATTGATTCCAGTAGTAAACAGCAGCAACATACAAATATTCCAAATGTGCCCGTTTATGCACCTAATAGTAGTGCAATCACAACAGAGAGCAAACATATTTATTCAAATGTAAAGGACAGTCTTAGGGCTACTTCGTTAATAACTACTTCTCCAATGGCTACGTCACACTCTTTACAGAAGGTTCTTTCTGTCTCTAAAAAGCAAAGTCAAGCAGTAGGTTACAAGACTCTTCGTGATCCTCCGAGATGCTGGAATCCTACACTTTCTAAAAACAATTATGTAGCAGTTAAAAATCAAAGTAAAGAGACACAAAACCAATTACATCAAACCACGCTTTTCGAAAGAAGTAAGACAATTCAGTCTAAACCggctaaaatttttaaaatgagAAACATGCCAAGATATTTGGGTAATCCGGCATCTGGAGTGAAGCCAATGTACGGTATTGGTAATGAATGTAAAGAAAAAGAACAGTCGACAATGGCATCAACAACAACTACAAACACATCTAGCAGTTCTAAAAATGGGAACTTGAGTATGATGAAGATAGATCCTAAAACTTTATCTCCAATTGTATCAACAGTTAATTCACCTATCGTTTCACCACCTCCATATTCTCCTAGTGCAAGGAATTACCCAAATCCTCCATTCTCAAGAGATATCTGTAGAAGTACTGGTTCGCCAATATCTCCAAAAAATTCTCCAGTAAATATGCTTTCAACGAGTCCTTTTATACCTTCTCCAACACCAAATATGAATCCTGGGCTAATCTATCCTCACTTTCCACGGCCATTTCCAGATGCTACTAGATTTCCAAATCCTTTGATACGTTCACCAATAGGAATTCCATCTCCCAGTGCCTTCCATAGTAATTTACCCCCTtcaattaataaattgtatcaacGATCTAGTTATATTCCACAAACTACTGGCTTTTCTCCAGTTTCACAACCCCCAACAGTTCAGAGAATACCACCAAGCACCTATTCTTCACCTAAGTCACCTAAAACTACCTCTCTAACAGCAATTTCTCCTGCATCTTACAACTTGGTCAAACCCGAAACACAAGCGATTGCAACATCTCTTGAGACTAATAACCTGCTTCTTccagaaaatacatcacaggaAGATGTTAGTGCATTTAATTTGTCTAAGACTGGAAATTTTTGCAACACGGAGGTTGTTAACATACCGACAGAGACAGTTCGAAATTCTAAATCAACTTCGCTTTCTCCCAGTTCAAGTGTTGGACAGAATAAAAATACATCGATCGTTAATTCGAAAACTAAGTTAGAAACGCCTCCATTGGATGCAGGCGATCAAGATCAAAATAAGGAACGGTTGGAAAAGGAAGCTATAAAATGTAAAgaacaaaatttatatctatCAAAAGGACAAAATTTGGAAAAGAGTCAATCTGATGAGGATAGTGACAGTGTAaatacgaaaaaagaaaaatctcctCCACAAATTAATGGAGATCTCACTAATGAAAAGAAGGACGAAGCAATAACAGAAAAAATTACAGAACAGAATGAGCAAAATGAAGCAGAGATAGTACAAGTTTCAGAAAAAGttgttgaaaaagaaaaagtagaagAACCCAAAAACGAGAAATGTGAAAAAACCGAGGAGCAACAGAATAATTCTGAGATTCAAGTCAACAAAACGAAGACATAAATTTTGCATTAAGCAACTCATGCATGTTGTATGTTCGTTGACGTATGAAAATATTGGGACATtgctacattttattttatacaaaatattttgtcgAATCGTAATTCAACATATTTCAGATTCCTGACAAATTTTTTCACGCTGCTAATACAAAACGAATACGTgttgttattttaattattacgatTTTTAAACTGCAAAGCATTAAACATATTGAAACAATAGTATGTTTAATGTATCACTAATATTTAAATCTTTATCTTACATAAAAGTTGTAATAATTAGAAATACATAACACatgtctctccctctctttctctctatctcttttctggtttaaacaaaaaagaaaaaatgaaagaaatgacTAAATATATTCAAGGTCACGTTCGACATAAGGGCTGTATAAAGATTATATAGAAAACGATACCGCGTATAATTAATCATATTTATATGAGgagtttttataaaataatttcacgcAGTCCGTTAGTTTACattatttatcatatttctgaacaaattttattatttgtttcttAATATATCTTAGTCAACTAAATATCTAACCAAAGCCTCGAGAATTAATCTAATGTTCCAAGTAGATTTAGCTACGATACACTTTTTCGATTGGCTCTTTTTTCGCATATACCCTCTTTTTAAAAAGGAAACAACTATAGTAAATTGCCCGAGGCCTTATCACAGTAATCTTATATATGAAATAATGTTAGGAAATCGAGAGCAAGAGAAAATCGTTGTTAAATGGTTTAAGAAGATGAGAaaaagtattacgctatataagTGATTTCTCTCTTTCCAGCTTAATTAGTTAATATTATCGATGTGTCGCATCGCACCGAATTATTAAAATAGCACGCATGGATAAGAAGTCCACTATTAATTTTGATAAGTgccggaaagaaagaaagagttaatgtatagataaatttttaatattggatgattttctttttccttttagatACATTTACTTGTAAATAGTGTATAATGATTCAAAGAAGTCTATATCACGtattagatataaaaaaaattatcgattattaatataatttgacACGCATATTTTTAGGTATTAAGGATGTAACGATAGTATTTTTTGTCTAATACGAGGAAGCAATTTTTAGAGAGATGCCTGATTGTAGAGCAAAAAACAACGTATTTTTAATAAGTTATTAGTTGTGTGCGCGCGCGACTCTTTTGTATACAAGGTGTACCTGAATGAGTGAGCGAGTGAAAAATGTGTGTGTATAACTTTGTGtaaaaaaatttcaatatcgaaattttaaatttcaatatcgaagttttcgaaattttgttttatttataacaaaacGTTGATCGTCGTttgttttgaaatttatgtACATGTTTTACGTATGTTTGTGTGCCCGCGCGCATACTCTGAAGCGCGCGCGTTATCAATACAGTAATAATACTACGTAAAGTAGATGATGTTCTtttgattataaaaatatagttgATTATACTTTACACGGTCTGTTGTTTGTATAAGATTTTACCATTACACTTATACGTACAAATATT is from Bombus vancouverensis nearcticus chromosome 17, iyBomVanc1_principal, whole genome shotgun sequence and encodes:
- the LOC117165968 gene encoding uncharacterized protein LOC117165968, whose product is MITLQDISKQLLKPAKDLADWKFPLSQILEEYYALLEEPCNINFGEAALILQNSTNVYVRRIEHLVNEAEILRQTFFGYEEKGIKKSMNKEKKFFKKSHVNLGNFVMIDLEKDIGKHIDKKNQFQTQKKVKLLSRRFTQLENDALQLCIPIQVYDILGEIIGKKYDFRCNQAINTSGMLVNELTPYDFAHIYRSYIEEGRNSLSLYSEPKTPGTGTSGYHSITSPNDNESITLVYDEFEDEQNSSLRENDSSVNELQSMEEQNTINNNHESLFVNNSILKQAKKDESEKEHIQQSAVQNVSIQNCSIQHFKNTNQTEEECQIRDSVQVNQIKKNDQNNDENIVQFSAGDQIKYDKQINNFSKESQIFQLNESDNVRWKNGVPSMRKRGNQTTKVSICSVDDINEYDWEPMPLIQGIKHVFSSNSSILKLPDYISLLETKFGSKKRKFTSKLYKPECLAKLILRETELFAKKDTTLCTKQKFKHLQKQEIEDFMKNFDECLNGIEKENDDSQYEAVTNVAIDFHVSQNQNDSTENSIEDITNRSYRNDSIENSIEDITSRSSSPTDIPLRSTICQNTVDMLAESPNSSNNWRESLTSEINLSYSLPNYQTLIEDKMKKIFEQSNVITELDQTVAKWHASLQSKLAEAEMRPAFRIRDYSSHIIKVLQTSEQKKINFDSVVQDKPAREVARYFLASLQLANTYNVEIKAGSSDNDIEITLLNDRKNYIAHISLGLNHFKFTAIHNIKLKLIFLLVPLIKDNRACVIAEISLLAGCGGFDIHVIMEKKASMKSTRWILQPWSLLFLILIQFLVQFLTSIYLYTYVAHVETNVLIMRNQDFLETEKLVRRKRSSALPVTEDNKVSDTSRIWQEKDTLKESKKVTSSPIAKTGLASSPITPMGHDWVWLNADTRVQLDAIENFCRSSMKYCPPGLPGAPGSPGAPGEPGLPGLRGMTGPKGPPGLTGPPGPRGPKGDIGPAGFDGRDGIPGEPGLDGIPGRSGTDGLSGMNGKPGLNGSPGRPGRNGTDGRPGQMGPQGPIGPRGEMGPPGRPGSPGQDGRPGITAWKVNMNDYNINDLLIPPSILDDRMLPSTVNSTGLISVYEGTNLRLKCAASGKPEPTVQWFRSDGGVIPIGSWHVTSVIGHTFNISIVNREHMGEYICVADNGIPPRALKRIKLQVKFPPFIRIRNQMIRARSQSTVVLECEVEAFPEPIVYWEREDRRLKMSEKYRLEVYDRRDMYKLKMRLKIAKITSADYGTYHCVVKNDIDTTKGSFTVDDDAKSMEKSKLGKQQHVTYGKPAPQHVDLDELCAPHETCAACPVLRCTFTDVAEYLNIQPLKNVNFTGLPLRLADGVIEAVGKPVLKGTMDDHYGSWMHDTKSDGYPEKLWVTRKNETSFIFEYESKDHFKHGSSYPIKLPYPFQGNGHVVYNKSFFYNPINRSSIFRFNLHSISDQVCGKEFSRCELHLPGLLVNTRNYLYTPNHNFNYVDFNVDENGLWIIYGLPSNNTIVIKMDATNMNIQHAWNISIDNHKFGEMFIAGGVLYAVHSVTEETMKIRLAFDLYKNVTIPVHLSFTNPYHKTTAVSYNHKTKELYTWNKGNQLAYPIKYQGSTNATAKEEFRVKETGV